The genomic region AAGGCGCCGGCGGACCATAAAGGTCCGCCCAACAGATTACGTCGTCGGGGTTACGTCGTCTTCACCACGATCTTGCCGATCAGCCGACCGGTGGAATCCGCGCGATCCGCGCAGTTGCTCAGATGGCGGTAGATCTCGCGCAGTTTGAGCGCGCGGTGCAAGTCTTCGGCATCGAAAAGCGTGCAGATCACATCCCGGTAGATATTCTCCACTAAACTCTCGGCGTGCATCACGGCGCGTCCGGCGTCCGACGCTTGAACCGGATCGTCGGTGAGGGCATCGATGCCGCGGTCGACGTCGCGCGCCGCCTGAGCGAGGATTTTCGCCATTTCGATCATCTGCGGGGTCGGCGTCACGCGCATCAGCCCGATCTCGCGCGATGCGTTGTTCAGATAAACGACCATGTCGTCTATCGCTTCGGTGAGACCGTAGAGATCCTGGCGATCGATCGGCGTGACGAAAGTGTCCTTGAGCGCCTCGGTCATGCGCATGACGAGTTCGTCGCTGCGATGTTCGAGCATGTCGATCACTTCGGGCAGCGAGGAATCACCGCCCGCGACAAAGCGCACCAGCAGCTCGGCGACTTCGCACAACACGCGCGTGTGCTCGCGCAATAATCGGAAAAACCTGTCGCCATGCGCCGAGCCGAACAGATTGGTCAACCACATCGCGTCTATCCTCGGAACAGCAAGTTTGCCAGCGCGGTGGCCGCGGCGCCGGCGCCGATGGCGATCGGAGCGGTGAAAAACCAGGAGACCACGATCTTCGCGGCCGTCCGCACGTGCAGCGCTCGCAGATTCGCGCTCGCGCCGACGCCGACGATGGCGCTCGCCGTCGTCTGCGTCGTGCTGACCGGCCCGCCGACCGCCGCGGCGCCCAACACGGTCGCGGCAGCAGCGAACTGAAATGCGAGCGCGTGCTGCGGTCGGATAGAGAAAAGACGATTACCCATCGTCTTCGCGATTCGCAATCCGCCCAGCGCCATCCCCGCGGCGAACGAAAGCGCGGTGAGCGCGATCACCCAGAACGGAACGACGAATGACGACGCCCCGCCCGCGACGACGGCTGCCGCGGCAAGAAGTCCGACTGTCTTCTCGGCGTCATTCGCGCCGTAGCCGAGAGCTTGCAACGCGACTCCCGCGTACTGCAGGCGCATCACGCGGTCTCCGGCTTTGCGTGAAAGCGGCGCGAGGAGCGCGACCAGGAGTGCATAGACGAACGCACCTGCCGCGAATCCGACTACCGGCGATGCGACCAATGCGATCGCGACTTTCTCGACGCCGCCCCAATGCACGACCTGGAGGCCCGGTCCTGCCCACAGCGAGCCGATCATAGCGCCGACCAAAGCGACCGAGCCGCTCGTCGGTACACGCGCGATGTACGCGACGGCTTGCGCACCGATCGCGCCGATCATGCCGGCGCCGAGCAGCACCGGCCCGAGGCGCGAGTAGTCAGCGATGCCCGTACCGATCGTCGAAGCGACAGCCGTGCCGAAGAGCAGCGGTCCAGCGAACACTCCGATCGTGATGATCACAATGGCGCGCGTCACCGGAATGGTGCGGCTCGCCGCGGCCGCGGCGATGAGATTGCCGCCGTCGGTCGCGCCGGTGATCGCGGTGTACGTCACCGCGAGCACGATAAGGAAGACGAGCGCTAGCGGATGCGTGGGGTGAGTCCGTTCACTAGAGTATGCGTTTGCCCAAGAGGGAGCAGATGAGGCCGGCGGCAAGACGGGCTGTCGCGTTGTGGTCGTCGAGGATCGGGTTGACTTCGGTGAGCTCCATCGAGTGCGCGACGCCGCTCTCTGCGAGCATCTCCATCGCAAGGTGCGCCTCGCGATACGTGAGGCCGCCCGGTACCGGCGTTCCCGTCCCCGGTGCGAACGACGCATCGACCGCATCGATGTCGAGGCTGATGTGCGCACTTGCCGGACCGCGACCCGCAGTCTGAATAGCGCGGTTGATCAGTTCTGCCATGCCGTACCGGTCGACATCCGTCATCGTGAACGCGACCATACCGCGTTCGCGGATCACCTGACGCTCGCGTTCGTCCAAATCGCGCAGCCCGATGAAGACCGTGCGTTTCGGATCGACCGCCGGCGTATGAAACTGAGCCGGCGGGAAGATATCCGGCGCGTCACCCATCGCTGAGGCAAGTGACATGCCGTGCAGATTGCCGGTGGGCGTCGACGCGGGCGAATTCAGATCGGCATGCGCGTCGATCCAGATGAGCCCCTGAGCGCCGACAACGCGGGCGGTTCCTGCGAGCGCGCCCGTCGCCAGTGAGTGGTCGCCGCCCAAGACAATCGGGAATGCTCCGTCTCGCAGCGACGCCTCGACCGCATCGGCGGTATTGGCGCACGCGGTGCGGACTACGTCGACGTATCGCGGCATGCCAAGTCCGCCCGGTTCTTCATGGGTGGCGCGCGGAACCCCGACGTCCCCGCGGTCGCGCACCTCGCAGCCGAGCGCCTCGAGCTGTTCTTTCAGTTTCGCTGCCCGAAGCGCGTCCGGACCGAGACGCACGCCGCGCCGGCCGGCACCGAGGTCGATCGGAACGCCGATAAGATCGATGCGTTTAGCGCGCCGCTCAGTCATCGCCTACGACTCCTATGCACAGCCTGTGGATAATGCGAATGCATTTTCGTATTGCGCCGAACGGAAGAATATTCCGCCTTTTCCCCAGTTTTTCGGCAGGCGAGGAACCGGTCGAAAAGCCAAAAACCCGAGCGTAAGACGGAAGAATCGCGTTCGGAACCCTTTGCAACCGACGTCTTCTGATATTGGAGCATTCGATGTTCAAGAAGGTCACGCCGCTCGCGGCGCTCATGCTCGCGGCGATTTCTCTTTTCGTCAGCGGTGCACCGGCACGTGCCGCCGCGACCGCATCCATCAGCGGCACCGTCGTCAACGAGTCGACCGGAGCGGCCATCAGCGGCGCAAAAGTCACGATGCTCGCCAACGGCGGATCGCAGAGCGCCACGACGGACAAGATGGGCAAATTCGCGTTCACCGGATTGACGCCCGGCACGTACGAGCTGAGAGCCTCGGCGTTGCAATATGTGGCGTACGACACGTCGCCGTTCTCGCTGGCAGACGGGCAGCAGTTCCAATTGGCGGTCTTTCTGCAGCCGGCCAGCGGCAATGCGATCACGTCGCTCGGGCACGTCATCGCGCTCGGTCACACCGCGTTGAACCATTCATCGTCTGCCGTGAATACCATCGTCGCCTCGACGCTTCAGGCGAAAGGCATAACGCAGATCCAGAACGGTCTGCAACAGCTCCCTGGGATCACGATTCAGCACTTCAATAACGGCGCGCCCGGCAACGTTGCGACCCTTACTATCCGCGGTGCAGGCGGCTTCGCGGGCGGCGCAAACACCGGCTATGAAGTTCTGGTCTTGCAAGATGGCGAGCCGCTTCGCAATGGCCAATACGGCGACTTTGATCTATCCACGCTCACGCCGGCGATCTACCAACGCGTCGAGGTTGTGAAAGGCGTGGGCGGTACGTCGCTCTTCGGCGCCAACACGATCGGCGGCACGGTGAACCTTGTGACGCGCGATCCTCAAGCTACCGAGGGCGGCGAACTGATCTACGCTGTCAGCGGCTTCGGCACTCAAGATGTCAACCTATCAGAGACCAACACCGTGGGCCGCGTTGGTTACTTGCTGGACCTCCATCAGTTTGGGACCAACGGCTACATTCCGCCGAGTTACGTCGTGGACTATGGAAGCGGTCAAATATCGAATCCAACTCTCTACTTCGGGCTCAAGTCGCTTCTCGGAAAGGTCAAGTATCAATTCTCGCCGTCGACGTACGGCGTGATCTCAGCGACCGACGAGTCCGACATCCGCGATCAGTCCGGATTGCAATCGCAGCCGAACGGCTTTATCGCCGGATCAGGATTTCCGTCGTTCTTTGGATTCCCGGGCAACTACGTTACCAATATCCAGCCGAAGTACGCCTTCGATCTCCACACGGCCCTTGCAGGCGGAAGTCTGGAACTCCGCACGTATCACCAACTTCTCTACCGAATCGTGGATGGAGAGAACGGCGCGACTCCCGCCGGTGGATGCTGCTACATCGAAACGGAATCCGACCGGCTGACCGGCGACCTCGCGATTTGGAACAAGGAGATGGGAAACAGCACGCTCACCATCGCGGCGGGCGGAAATGGCGACTATTTCAACTATGGAAGCCTGTTCAATTTCGACACGTTCACGCCGTCGACGCACATCCTTTTCACGCCGTCAGATTGCCGCAACTCGGGTAACTGCCAGGCCACTCAGATCGAGCGTACTATATTGGTGCGCGACGATGATGCGATCGGCTCGAAGTTCGACCTCACCGCAGCAGGCTATTACAGCGACTACAACACGCTGAACGTGAAGAGATTTGATCCGCGTGTGGGTATCGTGAACAAGCCGGATAGCAACACCGTGGTACGAGCTTCCGTTGGCACCGGCTTTGCTGCACCGCGTCTCTCGGACCTACAGGCATTTCTCAACACCAGCCACTTCAGCGCCAGCCTCTTCTCCGGATGCCCGCAAACCGAACCGGCGTGCGCCGCATCAGCGGGTAACCCAAACGTCAGCTCGGAGACCGCACTCGGTTTCGACGTCGGATACGAGAAGTTGTTCGGGAGCGACGGGCATTTCAACATCGATCTGTATCGGAGTCTGTTGCACAACCACATCTTCTTCGGCTTCGAACCAGCCCCGCCGGGCACACCGACGTTTGACAACGGAACTCCGATTCTGTATCTTGAGCGACCAATCAATATCGCTGGAACGACGTACACCGGCATCGAAACGGATGCTACTATTCCACTTGGTGACCGATTTGATTTCAACCCATACTACAATATACAATCCGCA from Candidatus Eremiobacteraceae bacterium harbors:
- the rocF gene encoding arginase, with translation MTERRAKRIDLIGVPIDLGAGRRGVRLGPDALRAAKLKEQLEALGCEVRDRGDVGVPRATHEEPGGLGMPRYVDVVRTACANTADAVEASLRDGAFPIVLGGDHSLATGALAGTARVVGAQGLIWIDAHADLNSPASTPTGNLHGMSLASAMGDAPDIFPPAQFHTPAVDPKRTVFIGLRDLDERERQVIRERGMVAFTMTDVDRYGMAELINRAIQTAGRGPASAHISLDIDAVDASFAPGTGTPVPGGLTYREAHLAMEMLAESGVAHSMELTEVNPILDDHNATARLAAGLICSLLGKRIL
- a CDS encoding TonB-dependent receptor codes for the protein MFKKVTPLAALMLAAISLFVSGAPARAAATASISGTVVNESTGAAISGAKVTMLANGGSQSATTDKMGKFAFTGLTPGTYELRASALQYVAYDTSPFSLADGQQFQLAVFLQPASGNAITSLGHVIALGHTALNHSSSAVNTIVASTLQAKGITQIQNGLQQLPGITIQHFNNGAPGNVATLTIRGAGGFAGGANTGYEVLVLQDGEPLRNGQYGDFDLSTLTPAIYQRVEVVKGVGGTSLFGANTIGGTVNLVTRDPQATEGGELIYAVSGFGTQDVNLSETNTVGRVGYLLDLHQFGTNGYIPPSYVVDYGSGQISNPTLYFGLKSLLGKVKYQFSPSTYGVISATDESDIRDQSGLQSQPNGFIAGSGFPSFFGFPGNYVTNIQPKYAFDLHTALAGGSLELRTYHQLLYRIVDGENGATPAGGCCYIETESDRLTGDLAIWNKEMGNSTLTIAAGGNGDYFNYGSLFNFDTFTPSTHILFTPSDCRNSGNCQATQIERTILVRDDDAIGSKFDLTAAGYYSDYNTLNVKRFDPRVGIVNKPDSNTVVRASVGTGFAAPRLSDLQAFLNTSHFSASLFSGCPQTEPACAASAGNPNVSSETALGFDVGYEKLFGSDGHFNIDLYRSLLHNHIFFGFEPAPPGTPTFDNGTPILYLERPINIAGTTYTGIETDATIPLGDRFDFNPYYNIQSAYPTDVPLSTQQTLGNVVDNQQYQGVPLHKYGWSVDFHTLPHTTTASIGADYFAKNNNFNTVPFWSYNASFSMPVGDSELHIGWVNIFNTQAGLWSVYQSGVPYPGASGCTAFGPCATGNLYKTTLFQQAPHMLTVTFDHRWGSLH
- a CDS encoding inorganic phosphate transporter, with the protein product MTYTAITGATDGGNLIAAAAASRTIPVTRAIVIITIGVFAGPLLFGTAVASTIGTGIADYSRLGPVLLGAGMIGAIGAQAVAYIARVPTSGSVALVGAMIGSLWAGPGLQVVHWGGVEKVAIALVASPVVGFAAGAFVYALLVALLAPLSRKAGDRVMRLQYAGVALQALGYGANDAEKTVGLLAAAAVVAGGASSFVVPFWVIALTALSFAAGMALGGLRIAKTMGNRLFSIRPQHALAFQFAAAATVLGAAAVGGPVSTTQTTASAIVGVGASANLRALHVRTAAKIVVSWFFTAPIAIGAGAAATALANLLFRG
- a CDS encoding DUF47 family protein, which gives rise to MWLTNLFGSAHGDRFFRLLREHTRVLCEVAELLVRFVAGGDSSLPEVIDMLEHRSDELVMRMTEALKDTFVTPIDRQDLYGLTEAIDDMVVYLNNASREIGLMRVTPTPQMIEMAKILAQAARDVDRGIDALTDDPVQASDAGRAVMHAESLVENIYRDVICTLFDAEDLHRALKLREIYRHLSNCADRADSTGRLIGKIVVKTT